The following coding sequences lie in one Acropora palmata chromosome 3, jaAcrPala1.3, whole genome shotgun sequence genomic window:
- the LOC141875568 gene encoding recombining binding protein suppressor of hairless-like isoform X2 produces the protein MDKVPRKQPRNKDIAILALQVTFSEHGFDNQYSGIFRLQQTKQESGLMEEKNFSDVKRKLSRHIKRRGPYHRVAGGYTSTPKHGHEGVQMSVEPRSLAVQLSPPSTPSPPPEEEEENEDYHKDLTHPRLSKTAMNKYLKDVVPRDGHQTVIIFHAKVAQKSYGNEKRFFCPPPCVYLLGDGWQYRQSLMPPMQEEEAMHHPVAFIGIGSKNEQEMQQLLIEDKGYGAAKTLYISDSDKRKHFELSLKLLYPNGDHVGTFNSKRIKVISKPSKKKQSLKNADLCIQSGSTVALFNRLRSQTVSTRYLHVENGTFHASSQQWGAFTIHLLHDDESESEEFSVREGYVHYGSTVKLVCSVTKMALPRLIIRKVDKQTALLDADDPVSQLHKVAFYMKETERMYLCLSQERIIQFQSTPCPKDQNKEMINDGASWTIISTDKSEYSFFEGNGPVRTPITPVPIVNNLQLNGGGDVAMLELTGEHFTANLKVWFGDVEAETMYRCGESLLCVVPDISAIRGGWRFVRQPTEVAVSLVRSDGVIYPTGLTFTYTPEPVERPSSCFTESVLRADI, from the exons ATGGATAAAGTTCCGCGAAAACAACCACGGAACAAGGACATAGCAATCTTGGCTTTGCAG GTGACATTCAGTGAGCATGGGTTCGACAATCAATACAGTGGAATATTTCGCCTTCAACAAACCAAGCAGGAGAGCGGActaatggaagaaaaaaacttctCAGATGTTAAACGCAAGCTGAGCAGACATATTAAAC GGAGGGGTCCATATCACAGGGTAGCAGGAGGTTACACTTCGACACCCAAGCATGGACATGAAGGTGTTCAAATGAGTGTTGAGCCTCGCTCTCTGGCAGTGCAACTCAGTCCTCCTTCCACACCTTCCCCACCCCCggaggaagaagaggaaaatgaaGACTATCACAAAGATCT TACACATCCAAGGCTatcaaaaactgcgatgaACAAATACCTCAAAGATGTTGTCCCCAGAGATGGTCACCAGacagttattatttttcacgCCAAGGTGGCACAGAAATCTTATGGGAATGAGAAAAG GTTCTTTTGTCCCCCACCTTGTGTTTACCTTTTGGGTGATGGTTGGCAGTATCGGCAGTCCCTTATGCCACCAATGCAGGAGGAAGAGGCAATGCACCATCCTGTCGCATTTATTGGAATTGGGAGTAAAAATGAGCAGGAAATGCAACAGCTCCTCATTGAGGACAAA GGTTATGGAGCTGCCAAAACGTTGTACATATCTGATTCGGACAAGAGGAAGCACTTTGAATTATCATTAAAG ttaTTGTATCCCAATGGAGATCATGTTGGTACTTTTAATTCCAAAAGAATAAAG GTTATTTCGAAACCATCCAAGAAAAAGCAGTCTCTGAAGAATGCAGATT TATGCATCCAGTCAGGCTCAACTGTGGCACTGTTTAACCGACTCAGATCGCAGACAGTGAGCACAAGATATCTTCACGTTGAGAATGGTACATTTCATGCCAGCAGTCAACAGTGGGGAGCCTTCACCATCCATCTTC TACATGACGATGAATCTGAGAGCGAGGAATTCTCCGTCAGAGAAGGTTATGTGCATTATGGTTCCACAGTTAAACTAGTGTGTTCGGTTACAAAGATGGCTCTACCCAGGCTG ATAATACGAAAAGTGGACAAGCAAACAGCTTTATTAGACGCTGATGATCCAGTTTCTCAACTACACAAG GTTGCTTTCTATATGAAAGAAACGGAACGTATGTACCTTTGTCTATCACAGGAGAGAATAATCCAATTTCAG TCAACACCCTGCCCTAAAGATCAGAATAAAGAGATGATTAATGATGGAGCATCTTGGACAATAATAAGTACTGACAAGTCAGAATACAGCTTTTTTGAGGGAAATGGACCAGTCAGAACACCAATTACTCCTGTGCCCATTGTGAACAACTTACAG TTGAATGGTGGCGGGGATGTTGCCATGTTGGAGTTAACAGGAGAACATTTTACAGCCAATTTGAAAGTTTGGTTTGGAGATGTCGAGGCGGAAACAATGTACAG ATGCGGTGAAAGTCTCTTGTGCGTTGTCCCGGACATATCAGCAATACGCGGCGGATGGAGATTCGTGCGACAGCCCACCGAAGTTGCGGTCAGTCTAGTTCGCTCAGATGGTGTCATTTACCCCACAGGACTCACATTCACCTACACACCCGAACCAGTCGAAAGACCGTCTTCCTGCTTTACAGAATCTGTTCTACGGGCTGATATTTGA
- the LOC141875568 gene encoding recombining binding protein suppressor of hairless-like isoform X1 gives MSDPHGQRAIFTSEGPTRDGGLFPHGLQIARDMGHRYTDVKRSRVDSGAFPQSDVFQAGGIIQSGVFHSPAVTSTIAASLPTQSESTFSRRGPYHRVAGGYTSTPKHGHEGVQMSVEPRSLAVQLSPPSTPSPPPEEEEENEDYHKDLTHPRLSKTAMNKYLKDVVPRDGHQTVIIFHAKVAQKSYGNEKRFFCPPPCVYLLGDGWQYRQSLMPPMQEEEAMHHPVAFIGIGSKNEQEMQQLLIEDKGYGAAKTLYISDSDKRKHFELSLKLLYPNGDHVGTFNSKRIKVISKPSKKKQSLKNADLCIQSGSTVALFNRLRSQTVSTRYLHVENGTFHASSQQWGAFTIHLLHDDESESEEFSVREGYVHYGSTVKLVCSVTKMALPRLIIRKVDKQTALLDADDPVSQLHKVAFYMKETERMYLCLSQERIIQFQSTPCPKDQNKEMINDGASWTIISTDKSEYSFFEGNGPVRTPITPVPIVNNLQLNGGGDVAMLELTGEHFTANLKVWFGDVEAETMYRCGESLLCVVPDISAIRGGWRFVRQPTEVAVSLVRSDGVIYPTGLTFTYTPEPVERPSSCFTESVLRADI, from the exons ATGTCGGATCCTCACGGACAGAGGGCGATTTTTACCTCAGAAGGCCCTACCCGCGATGGCGGTCTTTTCCCGCACGGACTACAAATAGCAAGAGATATGGGCCATCGTTATACAGATGTAAAACGTTCTCGCGTCGACAGTGGAGCTTTTCCACAATCAGATGTTTTTCAAGCTGGTGGAATTATTCAGTCGGGAGTGTTTCATTCACCAGCCGTCACTTCAACAATCGCTGCAAGTTTGCCTACACAATCGGAGAGCACCTTCTCGA GGAGGGGTCCATATCACAGGGTAGCAGGAGGTTACACTTCGACACCCAAGCATGGACATGAAGGTGTTCAAATGAGTGTTGAGCCTCGCTCTCTGGCAGTGCAACTCAGTCCTCCTTCCACACCTTCCCCACCCCCggaggaagaagaggaaaatgaaGACTATCACAAAGATCT TACACATCCAAGGCTatcaaaaactgcgatgaACAAATACCTCAAAGATGTTGTCCCCAGAGATGGTCACCAGacagttattatttttcacgCCAAGGTGGCACAGAAATCTTATGGGAATGAGAAAAG GTTCTTTTGTCCCCCACCTTGTGTTTACCTTTTGGGTGATGGTTGGCAGTATCGGCAGTCCCTTATGCCACCAATGCAGGAGGAAGAGGCAATGCACCATCCTGTCGCATTTATTGGAATTGGGAGTAAAAATGAGCAGGAAATGCAACAGCTCCTCATTGAGGACAAA GGTTATGGAGCTGCCAAAACGTTGTACATATCTGATTCGGACAAGAGGAAGCACTTTGAATTATCATTAAAG ttaTTGTATCCCAATGGAGATCATGTTGGTACTTTTAATTCCAAAAGAATAAAG GTTATTTCGAAACCATCCAAGAAAAAGCAGTCTCTGAAGAATGCAGATT TATGCATCCAGTCAGGCTCAACTGTGGCACTGTTTAACCGACTCAGATCGCAGACAGTGAGCACAAGATATCTTCACGTTGAGAATGGTACATTTCATGCCAGCAGTCAACAGTGGGGAGCCTTCACCATCCATCTTC TACATGACGATGAATCTGAGAGCGAGGAATTCTCCGTCAGAGAAGGTTATGTGCATTATGGTTCCACAGTTAAACTAGTGTGTTCGGTTACAAAGATGGCTCTACCCAGGCTG ATAATACGAAAAGTGGACAAGCAAACAGCTTTATTAGACGCTGATGATCCAGTTTCTCAACTACACAAG GTTGCTTTCTATATGAAAGAAACGGAACGTATGTACCTTTGTCTATCACAGGAGAGAATAATCCAATTTCAG TCAACACCCTGCCCTAAAGATCAGAATAAAGAGATGATTAATGATGGAGCATCTTGGACAATAATAAGTACTGACAAGTCAGAATACAGCTTTTTTGAGGGAAATGGACCAGTCAGAACACCAATTACTCCTGTGCCCATTGTGAACAACTTACAG TTGAATGGTGGCGGGGATGTTGCCATGTTGGAGTTAACAGGAGAACATTTTACAGCCAATTTGAAAGTTTGGTTTGGAGATGTCGAGGCGGAAACAATGTACAG ATGCGGTGAAAGTCTCTTGTGCGTTGTCCCGGACATATCAGCAATACGCGGCGGATGGAGATTCGTGCGACAGCCCACCGAAGTTGCGGTCAGTCTAGTTCGCTCAGATGGTGTCATTTACCCCACAGGACTCACATTCACCTACACACCCGAACCAGTCGAAAGACCGTCTTCCTGCTTTACAGAATCTGTTCTACGGGCTGATATTTGA
- the LOC141875569 gene encoding carbohydrate sulfotransferase 1-like, which yields MVSVKWKKKSLLRLVIVLFVLLFFITWTILEVNIDRRTGTKTAFGQNPEKDVEEDAYEQVENGIILRQSRRSQSLEEKKRNDRLLFRGDLPAPETHRENFEAENLLKDQRTSRNGKRVFWNFSRKEKNGYDLIPAGVKSERVKDTKGPDNPLVRAEDEKEFLSVGNEKFQRVYNRLYYNMTSFGEMNSSRPSLLIVAEARTGSSFLGDAFNQNPNVFYLFEPLYGVNPPSHNNGARALQFLKGILNCTFISERYVREIAKFRRFSSNALSSPPLCKQKTYFSTPLKKCQSLNPGNMRAACMKKHSAVVLKVLTGRIPKYRVDSLFPICNPRDCTMLYLVRDPRAVLYSHMKVAMMNFEAVENSSVYKAQNSPHPLIALYSKQLCQRMEANVKILQGLQFDTKIRNFMLRYEDLAKNPIETLKRAYNVAGITMMNSTLHWIRNHTEDAKITKSEERDEFSTKRNSKDVVDKWRLEMDRCIVDIIERSCRPVMELLGYKSVSWSPELQYDLNSSLSDE from the coding sequence ATGGTTTCTGTAAAGTGGAAGAAAAAGTCGCTCTTACGACTTGTTATCGTCCTGTTCGTACTTCTGTTTTTTATAACATGGACCATTCTAGAGGTAAATATTGACAGAAGGACTGGAACTAAAACAGCATTTGGGCAAAACCCAGAAAAGGACGTTGAGGAGGACGCCTATGAACAAGTAGAGAATGGCATTATTCTGAGGCAATCACGGCGAAGTCAAAGCCTcgaggaaaaaaagagaaatgataGATTGCTTTTTAGAGGGGATTTGCCAGCCCCAGAGACTCATCGAGAAAATTTTGAAGCTGAAAATCTCTTAAAAGACCAAAGAACCTCAAGAAACGGCAAACGTGTCTTCTGGAATTTCTCACGCAAAGAGAAAAACGGATATGATTTGATCCCGGCTGGGGTGAAGTCTGAGAGGGTCAAAGACACGAAAGGCCCTGATAATCCTCTTGTCAGAGCTGAAGATGAAAAGGAATTTCTCTCTGTTGGAAATGAGAAATTTCAACGCGTCTACAACCGTTTGTATTATAATATGACATCATTTGGCGAAATGAATTCATCCAGACCAAGTCTTCTTATCGTAGCGGAGGCCAGAACAGGCTCGTCATTTCTGGGCGATGCATTCAATCAGAATCctaatgttttttatttatttgaacCATTGTATGGCGTAAATCCACCTTCTCATAACAACGGAGCAAGAGCGTTGCAATTCCTTAAGGGGATCTTAAACTGTACATTTATATCTGAACGCTACGTTCGCGAGATTGCTAAATTTCGTAGATTCTCCAGTAACGCATTATCCTCACCTCCACTCTGCAAGCAGAAGACTTACTTCTCGACGCCGTTAAAGAAGTGTCAGAGTCTAAATCCTGGAAATATGCGGGCAGCTTGCATGAAAAAACACAGCGCGGTCGTGTTGAAAGTTCTTACAGGGCGAATTCCCAAATATAGAGTAGATTCGTTATTTCCCATTTGTAATCCGAGAGATTGTACGATGTTATATTTAGTCCGCGACCCTCGGGCGGTTCTATATTCTCACATGAAAGTGGCTATGATGAATTTTGAGGCCGTGGAAAACAGCAGCGTTTACAAGGCTCAAAATTCACCCCATCCGTTGATAGCTCTCTACAGCAAGCAACTCTGTCAAAGGATGGAAGCCAACGTGAAGATACTTCAGGGTTTACAATTTGACACGAAAATCAGGAATTTTATGTTACGGTACGAGGACCTTGCTAAGAATCCAATTGAAACTCTAAAGAGAGCATATAATGTCGCGGGAATAACTATGATGAATTCTACTCTTCACTGGATAAGAAATCACACTGAGGACGCCAAAATAACGAAATCAGAGGAGAGAGATGAGTTTTCAACGAAGCGGAATTCTAAAGATGTAGTCGATAAGTGGAGGTTGGAGATGGACCGTTGCATTGTTGACATTATCGAACGAAGTTGTCGACCCGTCATGGAATTGCTCGGTTATAAATCGGTCAGTTGGTCACCGGAACTGCAATATGACCTTAATTCCTCTCTTTCGGACGAATAG